The following are encoded in a window of Novosphingobium sp. ZN18A2 genomic DNA:
- the phaC gene encoding class I poly(R)-hydroxyalkanoic acid synthase, whose product MSRLPEPGDVQHWGMSAAKLQKMWLDFAADQAGKAEPALSKFADPSAWASMAAEWWKLMPVAQAEVQQILWEESLALWTSILGQYGIGPEAKDKEDEPELPRKDRRFADPRWRKQPLFALIHQTYLLLAERLMAMAKDVEGLPEDKKTQLAFITKVITDALSPANFPFTNPLVIERTLETKGENLVTGVEHLLTDISRGQLTHTDLGAFELGRNIAITPGKVVHETPLFQLIQYSPTTDEVFETPLVIFPPWINRFYILDLNPKKSFIRWAVEQGVTVFIVSWKSADASMADVTWDDYVHAQIEAIDVVRDRLKVPSVHTIGYCVAGTTLAATLAVLARRKQAGKVKSATFFTAQVDFEKAGDLKNFIDDQQLKMLEGLQTDGYLDGRWMAATFNALRGTDLIWNYVVNNYLMGEEYPAFDLLYWNGDTTNLPCKWHQAYLKDLYRDNRLVVPDSIVVDGTPVDLRRIKTPCYIQAGREDHIAPAESVWKLTRHLSGPYRFVLAGSGHIAGVVNPPDAHKYQYWLNDKSPDSLEEFVSGAKETKGSWWPDWIEWLAGQAPEKVAAKGKRKPGGRGDKVIEDAPGRYVKSR is encoded by the coding sequence ATGAGTCGCCTGCCCGAACCGGGAGACGTCCAGCACTGGGGCATGTCAGCCGCCAAGTTGCAGAAAATGTGGCTGGATTTCGCAGCGGACCAGGCCGGCAAGGCCGAACCGGCGCTGTCGAAATTCGCCGATCCATCGGCCTGGGCGTCGATGGCCGCCGAATGGTGGAAGCTGATGCCGGTCGCCCAGGCGGAAGTGCAGCAGATCCTTTGGGAAGAAAGCCTTGCGCTGTGGACGTCGATCCTGGGGCAATACGGCATCGGCCCCGAAGCGAAGGACAAGGAGGATGAACCGGAACTTCCGCGCAAGGACCGCCGATTTGCCGATCCGCGCTGGCGCAAGCAACCGCTGTTCGCGCTGATCCACCAGACCTACCTCCTGCTGGCCGAGCGGCTGATGGCCATGGCCAAGGACGTGGAGGGGCTGCCGGAGGACAAGAAGACCCAGCTGGCCTTCATCACAAAGGTCATCACCGACGCGCTGAGCCCGGCGAACTTTCCCTTCACCAATCCGCTGGTGATCGAACGCACGCTGGAAACGAAGGGCGAAAACCTTGTTACCGGCGTCGAACACCTGCTGACGGACATTTCGCGCGGGCAGCTGACCCACACCGATCTTGGCGCCTTCGAACTGGGGCGCAACATCGCGATAACGCCGGGCAAGGTGGTGCATGAAACGCCGCTGTTCCAGCTGATCCAGTACAGCCCCACCACGGATGAGGTTTTCGAAACGCCGCTGGTGATCTTCCCGCCGTGGATCAACCGGTTCTACATCCTCGATCTCAATCCGAAGAAAAGCTTCATCCGCTGGGCGGTCGAACAGGGCGTGACGGTATTCATCGTGTCCTGGAAATCGGCCGATGCCAGCATGGCGGACGTGACCTGGGACGATTATGTGCACGCGCAGATCGAAGCGATCGACGTGGTGCGCGACAGGCTTAAAGTGCCGTCGGTCCACACCATCGGCTATTGCGTTGCCGGCACCACCCTTGCCGCGACGCTGGCCGTGCTGGCGCGGCGCAAACAGGCAGGCAAGGTGAAAAGCGCCACGTTCTTCACGGCGCAAGTCGATTTCGAGAAGGCGGGCGACCTCAAGAACTTCATAGACGACCAGCAGCTGAAGATGCTGGAGGGCCTGCAAACGGACGGGTATCTGGACGGACGCTGGATGGCGGCCACGTTCAACGCGCTGCGCGGCACGGACCTTATCTGGAACTATGTCGTCAACAACTACCTGATGGGTGAGGAATACCCGGCGTTCGACCTGCTCTACTGGAACGGGGATACCACCAACCTGCCCTGCAAGTGGCACCAGGCCTATCTGAAGGATCTCTATCGCGACAACCGGCTGGTCGTGCCCGATTCGATCGTGGTCGACGGAACGCCGGTGGACCTCAGGCGGATCAAGACGCCCTGCTATATACAAGCGGGACGTGAGGACCATATCGCCCCGGCGGAAAGCGTGTGGAAGCTGACCCGGCACCTTTCCGGCCCTTACCGGTTCGTGCTGGCCGGATCGGGCCACATCGCGGGCGTGGTCAACCCGCCCGACGCGCACAAGTACCAGTACTGGCTGAACGACAAATCGCCCGACTCGCTGGAAGAATTCGTATCCGGCGCAAAGGAGACG
- a CDS encoding trehalose-6-phosphate synthase: protein MSRLIVVSNRVSAPKAQSGGAQGGLAVALTSALREHDGIWFGWSGDAGPGHELTFSTYDGVTSATLDLSEQDIEEYYDGYANRTLWPLFHYRLDLTEFEREFQGGYERVNAVFAEKIAPEIQEDDLIWVHDYHMIPLGWLLRQQGCRNRMGFFLHIPWPPTRLLVALPDHRRLVESLFAYDVIGFQTNEWLESFRHYVTHEMDAVLGPDGSVTIGSRTIRAIACPIGIDTGEFVEAANGKTAHDAYERMAESNIGRDLIVGVDRLDYSKGLPERFAGYERYLAKHPERKNKVYLLQIAPPSRTAVQTYRDIRQTLEGLTGRINGEFADIDWVPIRYVNRGFPRDVLAGIFRAARIGLVTPLRDGMNLVAKEYVAAQDPDNPGVLILSQFAGAAEQLTEALMINPYSPDSIADAIETALEMPLEERKERWRSLMDIVAYEDVFWWRQRFVDALMNQGQ from the coding sequence ATGAGCCGCCTGATCGTCGTCTCGAACCGTGTTTCCGCCCCCAAGGCGCAAAGCGGGGGCGCGCAGGGCGGACTGGCGGTTGCGCTGACCTCCGCGCTGCGTGAGCACGACGGCATCTGGTTCGGCTGGTCGGGCGATGCCGGACCTGGGCACGAACTGACCTTTTCCACCTACGACGGCGTTACATCGGCAACGCTCGACCTGTCGGAACAGGACATAGAGGAATATTACGACGGCTATGCCAACCGCACCTTGTGGCCGCTGTTCCACTACCGGCTGGACCTGACCGAATTCGAGCGCGAGTTCCAGGGTGGCTATGAACGTGTGAACGCGGTTTTCGCCGAGAAGATCGCGCCGGAAATCCAGGAAGACGACCTGATCTGGGTGCACGATTACCACATGATCCCGCTGGGCTGGCTGCTGCGCCAGCAGGGATGCCGGAACCGGATGGGGTTCTTCCTGCACATACCGTGGCCGCCCACGCGGTTGCTGGTTGCGCTGCCCGATCACCGCAGGCTTGTCGAATCGCTGTTCGCCTATGACGTGATCGGCTTCCAGACCAACGAGTGGCTCGAAAGTTTTCGCCACTATGTGACGCACGAAATGGACGCGGTGCTGGGCCCCGACGGCAGCGTGACGATCGGATCGCGCACCATCCGCGCCATCGCCTGCCCGATCGGAATCGACACGGGCGAGTTCGTGGAGGCCGCGAACGGAAAGACGGCGCACGACGCCTATGAACGCATGGCCGAAAGCAACATCGGGCGCGACCTGATCGTGGGCGTCGACCGGCTGGATTATTCCAAGGGCCTTCCCGAACGTTTCGCCGGTTACGAGCGGTATCTGGCCAAGCATCCGGAGCGGAAGAACAAGGTCTATCTGCTCCAGATCGCTCCGCCTTCGCGCACCGCGGTGCAGACCTATCGCGACATCCGCCAGACCCTTGAAGGGTTGACCGGCCGCATCAACGGCGAGTTCGCGGATATCGACTGGGTGCCGATCCGCTATGTCAACCGCGGCTTCCCGCGCGATGTTCTGGCCGGAATTTTCCGGGCCGCGCGGATCGGGCTGGTCACGCCGCTGCGCGACGGCATGAACCTTGTCGCCAAGGAATATGTCGCCGCGCAAGACCCTGATAATCCCGGCGTCCTGATCCTGTCGCAGTTCGCAGGCGCGGCCGAACAATTGACCGAAGCGCTGATGATTAACCCCTACAGCCCCGATTCGATTGCCGACGCGATCGAAACCGCGCTGGAAATGCCGCTGGAAGAGCGCAAAGAACGCTGGCGCTCGCTGATGGACATCGTCGCCTATGAAGACGTGTTCTGGTGGCGCCAGCGCTTTGTCGACGCCCTGATGAACCAGGGCCAGTAG
- a CDS encoding crotonase/enoyl-CoA hydratase family protein codes for MTAETINIRDRVTISVEDHVAHVLLDRADKLNALDDDMFAAIVEAGHKLHEWNGVRCVVLSGAGRAFCAGIDLSSLGKSDRWRETSLTDRTHGNANRPQQAAMAWRKLPMPVIGAIHGVCFGGGLQIASGPDIRFIHSDTRLAVMESKWGLVPDMGGYALWRGNVRDDVLRELTYTHREFSGTEAVQLGFATHVDSEPLRAAMELAHEIAGKSPHAVRGAKSLSNRMGYMSEDEILMAESIAQHELMFSKNQMEAVRAGMEKRRPEFIDP; via the coding sequence ATGACAGCCGAGACCATCAATATCAGGGACCGCGTTACGATCAGCGTAGAGGATCACGTCGCGCACGTCCTGCTTGACCGCGCGGACAAGCTGAATGCGCTGGACGACGATATGTTCGCCGCGATCGTGGAGGCCGGGCACAAGCTGCACGAATGGAACGGCGTGCGCTGCGTCGTGCTGTCGGGCGCGGGGCGGGCGTTCTGCGCCGGGATCGACCTTTCCAGCCTGGGTAAGTCTGACAGGTGGCGCGAAACCTCGCTCACCGATCGCACGCACGGCAACGCCAATCGCCCGCAACAGGCGGCGATGGCGTGGCGCAAGCTGCCGATGCCGGTGATCGGCGCGATCCACGGCGTCTGCTTCGGCGGCGGATTGCAGATTGCCAGCGGCCCCGACATCCGTTTTATCCATTCCGACACGCGGCTGGCGGTGATGGAATCGAAATGGGGGCTGGTGCCGGACATGGGCGGCTATGCGCTGTGGCGCGGGAACGTGCGCGACGATGTGCTGCGCGAACTGACCTATACCCACCGCGAATTCAGCGGCACCGAAGCGGTGCAACTGGGCTTTGCCACCCACGTGGACAGCGAACCGCTGCGCGCGGCGATGGAACTGGCGCACGAAATCGCGGGGAAAAGCCCACACGCGGTGCGCGGCGCCAAGTCGCTTAGCAACCGCATGGGTTACATGAGCGAAGACGAGATCCTGATGGCCGAATCCATCGCCCAGCACGAACTCATGTTCTCGAAGAACCAGATGGAGGCGGTTCGCGCCGGAATGGAAAAGCGCCGGCCCGAATTCATCGATCCCTGA
- a CDS encoding LL-diaminopimelate aminotransferase has product MEEEFYRIKRLPPYVIAEVNAMRAEARAAGRDIIDLGMGNPDLPPPQHVIDKLCEVAMKPSAHGYSASKGIPGLRRAQANYYGTRFGVDLDPDSEVVVTLGSKEGLASLATAITAPGDVILAPNPSYPIHTFGFIIAGATIRSVPTTPDETYFRSLERAMAFTVPRPSVLIVNYPSNPTAETVDLAFYERLVAWAKENKVWLLSDLAYSELYYDGNPTPSILQVPGAKDVAVEFTSMSKTYSMAGWRVGFAVGNKRLIAALTRVKSYLDYGAFTPIQAAACAALNGPQDIVEKNRQLYQKRRDVMVEAFGRAGWEIPKPKASMFAWAPLPPALKEMGSLEFSKQLLTHAEVAVAPGVGYGEDGEGYVRIAMVENEQRLRQAARNVKRYLASVGVNASAA; this is encoded by the coding sequence GTGGAAGAAGAGTTCTACCGCATCAAGCGCCTGCCGCCCTATGTCATCGCCGAAGTCAATGCGATGCGGGCAGAAGCACGCGCAGCCGGCCGGGACATCATCGACCTGGGCATGGGCAACCCCGATCTTCCGCCGCCGCAGCACGTGATCGACAAGCTGTGCGAAGTGGCGATGAAGCCCAGCGCGCACGGTTATTCCGCGTCAAAGGGCATACCCGGCCTGCGCCGCGCCCAGGCGAACTATTACGGCACGCGATTCGGTGTGGACCTCGATCCGGACAGCGAAGTGGTGGTTACGCTGGGCTCGAAGGAGGGGCTGGCAAGCCTCGCCACCGCGATTACCGCGCCGGGCGACGTGATTCTGGCACCGAATCCCAGCTATCCGATCCATACATTCGGCTTCATCATCGCCGGGGCGACCATCCGCTCCGTCCCCACGACGCCGGACGAAACCTATTTTCGCAGCCTTGAACGGGCGATGGCATTCACCGTGCCGCGCCCCAGCGTGCTAATCGTCAACTATCCGTCGAACCCCACGGCGGAGACGGTGGACCTTGCCTTCTATGAAAGGCTGGTGGCCTGGGCGAAGGAGAACAAGGTCTGGCTTCTGTCCGATCTTGCCTATTCCGAACTCTATTACGACGGGAATCCGACGCCATCGATCCTCCAGGTGCCGGGCGCCAAGGACGTGGCGGTGGAGTTCACCTCTATGAGCAAGACCTATTCCATGGCCGGGTGGCGCGTTGGCTTCGCGGTGGGCAACAAGCGGCTGATCGCGGCGCTGACGCGGGTGAAAAGCTATCTGGACTATGGCGCCTTCACGCCGATCCAGGCGGCGGCCTGCGCCGCGCTCAACGGCCCGCAGGACATCGTCGAGAAGAATCGCCAGCTCTACCAGAAGCGTCGAGACGTTATGGTGGAGGCATTCGGCCGCGCCGGATGGGAAATTCCCAAGCCCAAAGCCTCTATGTTCGCGTGGGCGCCCCTGCCGCCCGCGCTGAAGGAAATGGGCAGCCTTGAGTTTTCCAAGCAGCTCCTCACCCATGCCGAAGTCGCGGTTGCGCCGGGCGTCGGTTATGGCGAGGACGGCGAAGGCTATGTGCGTATCGCGATGGTGGAAAACGAACAGCGCCTGCGCCAGGCCGCGCGCAACGTGAAGCGCTACCTCGCCAGCGTCGGCGTGAACGCATCGGCGGCCTGA
- a CDS encoding winged helix-turn-helix domain-containing protein, translating to MRAFCWYSDRSLPAALDLVERGWLRLEPDREGGLPPGNCAVIVDGRGSLPASGGAPADRGRMLVAGVQCSAARAMLLAQGYGDAISLPAAQEEVEARALRLLNPVAQSLAVRRAGPLLLDLAARDAWLAGRRIALHPREFGVAWILAERPGEPVGKARLLRDLCGLSHDPGTNRIAVHVSRLRAKLAAAGVTGLIRTSADGSYRLAASCRADAPRRDEGVGRSRAIGQTGTKPETERIP from the coding sequence ATGCGCGCCTTCTGCTGGTATTCGGACCGGTCCTTGCCGGCCGCGCTCGACCTTGTGGAGCGCGGCTGGCTGCGGCTGGAACCGGACCGCGAAGGCGGGCTGCCGCCCGGAAACTGTGCGGTGATTGTGGATGGCCGGGGTTCCCTTCCGGCCAGCGGCGGCGCGCCCGCTGACCGAGGCCGCATGCTGGTGGCGGGGGTGCAGTGCAGCGCCGCGCGGGCAATGCTTCTTGCCCAGGGTTATGGCGACGCGATTTCGCTTCCCGCCGCGCAAGAGGAAGTGGAAGCGCGCGCGCTGCGCCTGCTGAACCCTGTAGCGCAATCGCTCGCGGTGCGCCGGGCAGGCCCGCTGCTGCTCGATCTTGCCGCGCGCGATGCCTGGCTGGCGGGGCGGCGAATCGCGCTTCATCCCCGCGAATTCGGCGTGGCCTGGATTCTGGCGGAGCGTCCCGGCGAACCTGTGGGCAAGGCGCGCCTGCTGCGCGACCTGTGCGGCCTATCCCACGATCCGGGCACCAACCGGATTGCCGTTCACGTCAGCCGGTTGCGGGCGAAGCTGGCGGCGGCCGGCGTTACCGGCCTGATCCGGACTTCGGCGGACGGCAGCTATCGCCTGGCGGCATCCTGTCGTGCCGACGCCCCGCGACGCGATGAAGGAGTTGGACGAAGCCGCGCCATCGGGCAGACTGGCACCAAACCGGAAACGGAGAGGATTCCATGA